Proteins encoded together in one Drosophila albomicans strain 15112-1751.03 chromosome 2R, ASM965048v2, whole genome shotgun sequence window:
- the LOC117574395 gene encoding uncharacterized protein LOC117574395: MSFGNMQHQQQHPLLSAISGNNYAGTQRAHYPPWHQHSHQLRQNPYLQQSHGRPGQLLAAASNHNGAYASTASGHSGYGIEPSVEYELQQTPPSGSYSSYHPSSSGGGGSGPPAYPPPHHHQHHHHQQQAPKSAPTTSASKKKKKSSGSVMSALTLLSFFFFVNMLQSCIKEHITDMNPTVMVLTSSGSRNRFNKLAEMNSREQTSSPASTTASASASASWQLGAIASSAVVPVIVTPAVTLHTPYSSGLVTNKPPVSQSHSYQQQSPPHHHQHHHPDDDYNYGHHTPYSGSPSSADFYPNRTHIDQSLRPDSDYYHHHQQQQEHPPYYPERDRHQLTYMDNGYAWSYSPNGNSHSQSQSPFHTQSHSQLPSPLLLHSHSHSHSHAAGSKRYSSSASLGAQSAVSSYSDNARYRQDYADDNDQRYNINDQRHNDDSAAAEQRRRVDDFYTHNNN, translated from the exons ATGTCTTTTGGGAATatgcagcatcagcagcaacatccgTTGCTGTCAGCCATTTCCGGCAATAATTATGC CGGCACACAGCGTGCGCATTACCCACCATGGCACCAACACTCGCATCAACTACGCCAAAATCCCTATCTGCAACAGTCGCATGGACGTCCCGGACAGCTGTTGGCCGCTGCTAGCAACCACAACGGTGCTTATGCCAGCACAGCCAGCGGCCACTCTGGCTATGG CATAGAGCCATCGGTGGAGTATGAGTTGCAACAGACGCCACCATCGGGCAGCTACTCATCGTATCAtcccagcagcagcggtggcggtggcagcggTCCGCCCGCATATCCGCCACCGCATcaccatcagcatcatcatcatcagcagcaggcacCGAAATCAGCGCCAACAACGTCGGCTtctaagaagaagaaaaagagttCGGGTTCGGTGATGTCGGCGCTGACGTTGCTCtcgttcttcttttttgtgaACATGCTGCAGAGCTGCATCAAGGAGCACATCACCGACATGAATCCCACGGTAATGGTTCTCACATCGAGCGGCAGTCGCAATCGTTTCAATAAATTAGCTGAAATGAACTCACGCGAACAGACCTCATCGCCAGCATCCACCacagcatcggcatcggcatcagcATCTTGGCAATTGGGTGCTATTGCCAGCTCGGCTGTGGTGCCCGTCATTGTTACGCCCGCTGTGACGCTGCATACGCCGTATAGCAGCGGACTTGTGACTAATAAGCCGCCAGTCTCGCAGTCGCATTCGTATCAACAGCAATCACCgccacatcatcatcaacatcatcatcctGATGATGATTATAATTACGGACATCACACACCATACTCCGGATCGCCCTCATCTGCTGATTTCTATCCTAATCGCACACACATTGACCAATCGTTGCGCCCCGACTCTGactattatcatcatcatcagcagcagcaggaacatCCACCGTATTATCCCGAAAGGGACCGGCATCAGTTAACTTACATGGACAACGGCTATGCCTGGTCCTACAGCCCCAATGGCaattcgcattcgcagtcgcagtcaccgTTTCATACGCAATCGCATTCACAGTTGCCGTcgccgctgttgttgcattcacattcgcattcacattcgcatgcAGCTGGCAGCAAACGTTACTCATCTTCAGCTTCGTTGGGCGCTCAGTCGGCCGTGAGCTCTTACTCGGATAATGCGCGGTATAGGCAAGACTATGCTGATGATAATGATCAACGTTACAACATAAATGACCAGCGTCATAATGATGATAGCGCTGCAGCTGAGCAGCGTCGACGCGTTGATGATTTCTACACgcacaataataattga